From the Paenibacillus tianjinensis genome, the window TAAATATCTACTTCCTCTGCAAAGTTCCCATGTTCAAACTGGTGAAGGTGGTAGGCCAGAAATGGACGCAAAAGATTTGGGAGATGCCGGAGTAAAAACTAGAGATCTTCAATCGAACGAAAATAGATAAAGTGGGTGATTAATAAGTGGATATTCCTAAAGAGATAAATGATCTAATTAATACTCAAATTATGCACGAGGGTAGAAATGCCAATGCATATTTACAAGTGTCTGCATGGTTTGAAGAAAAGAATCTTTCTGGTTTTGGTGAATACTTTAGAAAACAGGCAGAAGATGAGATTAGTCATAAGAATAAGTTCATTAAATATCTAAATGATCGTATTTCCGGGAAGGTAAAAATGCTTTCTGTGCCAGAAATAACGGTAAATTTAGATAAATTTTCTGATGCGGGCGACCTATACATTAAACTTGAGTCACAAACAACTCAAGATATTTATGATATCGCTCAGAAAGCTCTTGAATTTAAAGACTACATGACATTTCAATTTATTCAATGGTTTATTGATGAACAAATATCAGAAGAGTTAGAAGCAATGAATTTTAAATCTAAACTTGATTTGATTAATGAAGATGGAACCGGAATTATTCTCCTGAATGAAGAGATGGAAGAGGAATAATTTCTTTCTCTCAAAGGAGGTGAATAAAAATAATGGATAGTTTGAGATTTGATGTACAAATCAAAGATATCGAAAAGGTGAATTCTTTATTCTCTAGGTGCAAGATTCTCATTTGCTATGCTGATCTAAATAGAAACAATTCAGTCATTCCATATAGTTTGATTAATGATAAATTACATACTCTGTATAATTGTCCAATAGTCGGTGAGTACTCAAAAGTAAAAGAAGATTTCTTAGATCATGGTGGAAAAGTTGTAGTCAATAAAGATGGAGAATTAGAATATGTAACAACCACTATCCCGTATGGAGTTGTTCCAGAGAGTTCAGATATTAAATGGGAATTCATTGACGGAAAAGAATATCTAACTTGCACCGGATACTTGTGGGGAGATAGATATCCAGAGGTAATTGATGCCCTAGAAAATCACAGCCTCCCGCAATCAATGGAAATTGCTAATGTTGTTGGTGACTTTAATGATAACAAGCAATTTGTTGTGTCTGATTTTAACTTTTCGGGTCTATGTATTTTGGGTTCAGATGTGGAAGCTTGTTTCGAAAGTGCTAGCATCTCTCTATTCACTGTTGAATCCGATGAAAAGAATGAATTTTCACAACAATTCAATTTAATGGTTAAAGAACTAGAAGATTCTCTTTTGAATAATCAAGATAATTCTAACAGTGATAATCAAGATAATTCTCTTGATTTTACTAATATAAATAACAAGGAGAATGATGTAGTGAAAACTAAAGCTGAGATTGCTACTAATTTCGCCCTTACAATTATGCAACTATACGATGAAATGAGCAGAGTGATTGAACAACAAACATTCATCGGTGAAAATTGGTGGGGCGAAAAGTGCGAAATGGCAAGATATTATATGCGTGATTTTGATGAGGCATATGTATATGTCATCGATGTTCAGAATGATTATATTGACGTAAAACTTCCATATTCTAAGG encodes:
- a CDS encoding ferritin, with product MDIPKEINDLINTQIMHEGRNANAYLQVSAWFEEKNLSGFGEYFRKQAEDEISHKNKFIKYLNDRISGKVKMLSVPEITVNLDKFSDAGDLYIKLESQTTQDIYDIAQKALEFKDYMTFQFIQWFIDEQISEELEAMNFKSKLDLINEDGTGIILLNEEMEEE